One Benincasa hispida cultivar B227 chromosome 5, ASM972705v1, whole genome shotgun sequence genomic window carries:
- the LOC120078216 gene encoding uncharacterized protein LOC120078216 — protein sequence MFELCIMASHGYPSSLVLHHQQHTSREIKDCQPLLSICGARPEIAMGSVLRSIQPQQSNELWKSIIGMPESNQLVEFDPKVRSLKMVDTQDNQGDSLIFGSRSDEEFKKYEKVLEFLVSCPSEDNKRALNLPDLRGLEQLKTQRCRGPLATSHIFPSYEFDEQEPVMDFIGELIRSSKITILPDGQIFSTETGTKIKDLLSVVAEFYLSKNSLSWSRQSILVPNYDRLNGAMGSHIYDSPLKIHATTIAPIKSPDVIKVKPSPKKRNSKKVGRERDLYKKNYFHACESLLSYMFNKQQHGRSAIQSLKNSGRELPQFLTQFSAGIAGTGLVVLFSVMSKVACGRAPMCSSNLLNTGFGFGLVWLSCAVNKLRDTIICISKKASKVGLKEDEMTRRVDKSLNEIFFRAATLMTVVILRIG from the exons ATGTTTGAGCTCTGTATTATGGCTTCCCATGGCTACCCTTCGTCTCTTGTTTTACACCACCAGCAACACACCTCCAGGGAAATCAAG GATTGTCAGCCTTTATTGTCCATATGCGGAGCTAGGCCAGAAATTGCGATGGGGTCAGTACTGCGAAGTATTCAGCCTCAACAGAGCAATGAACTTTGGAAATCTATTATCGGGATGCCAGAGTCCAATCAATTAGTTGAGTTTGACCCAAAAGTTAGAAGTCTGAAAATGGTTGATACACAAG ATAATCAGGGTGACTCTTTGATATTTGGTTCTAGATCTGATGAAGAATTCAAAAAGTATGAGAAAGTCTTGGAGTTCCTTGTGTCCTGTCCAAGTGAAGATAACAAACGTGCATTAAATTTACCAGACTTAAGGGGGTTGGAACAATTAAAGACCCAGCGGTGCAGAGGGCCCTTGGCTACATCTCATATCTTTCCTAGTTATGAGTTTGATGAACAGGAGCCGGTCATGGACTTCATTGGAGAATTGATTAGAAGCTCAAAGATTACAATTCTTCCTGATGGACAAATTTTTTCCACCGAGACTGGGACAAAGATCAAGGATTTACTTTCAGTTGTCGCTGAGTTTTATTTGTCAAAGAACTCATTAAGTTGGAGCAGGCAGTCAATTCTTGTCCCCAACTATGATAG GTTGAATGGGGCAATGGGAAGCCATATTTATGATTCTCCCTTGAAGATTCATGCAACAACCATTGCTCCTATAAAGAG CCCTGATGTGATTAAGGTCAAGCCATCACCAAAAAAGAGAAACAGTAAGAAAGTAGGCCGTGAGAGAGATCTTTAcaagaaaaattatttccaCGCATGCGAGAGTCTGCTTTCCTATATGTTTAACAAGCAGCAGCATGGGAGAAGTGCAATTCAGTCATTAAAGAATTCTGGGAGAGAACTTCCTCAGTTTCTTACTCAATTCTCTGCTGGTATTGCTGGGACTGGTCTCGTTGTTCTTTTCTCTGTTATGAGTAAGGTTGCCTGTGGGAGAGCGCCAATGTGTTCTTCTAACCTCTTGAACACTGGATTTGGCTTTGGTCTGGTTTGGCTATCTTGTGCTGTGAATAAACTGAGGGATACAATAATCTGCATCAGCAAGAAAGCAAGCAAGGTTGGGTTGAAGGAAGATGAGATGACGAGGAGAGTGGATAAGAGCCTCAATGAGATCTTCTTTAGAGCGGCAACTTTAATGACAGTAGTAATCTTGAGAATTGGTTAG